TTGTAAGCGTTAAGTGCGTACCGCCTGTAGCTTCATCAGCTGTATAAACCATTTTACCATTTTCAAATATAGCTACTCCTGTAGTACCGCCTCCAACATCAACTACAACACCATTGTCTATATTTAGTACATAATTTGCCGCTTCAGGTTCTTCTACTATATTTAAAACTTCAAAACCCGCACTTTCAACTACATATTTATGTGTAGAAACAGATTTAGAATGCACACCAGGAGGCATAGCAATAGCAGCATTTACTAATTCTACACCAAGTCTATTCTCAAGCTTATGTTTCAATTCTTTAACAATTTCACATGCTTTTGAATAGTTAACTACTAATCCATCTCTAACAACCTCTGCATATTGTAATTCAGTTGCTATAGGATTGCCTTTTGAATCTAAAACAACCAAAACTATATATGCCGTTCCCAAATCTACACCAACATACAATTTTTCTTTTGGATCAAAGCTATTAGTTTGTTTTATAGTACTATCTGTTCTATCAATAAGTTCATCAACATGCTGAAACGAAAAACTCATAAAATAATTTCTCCATATCCTTGAGACAACAAACCGCAAGCATTAGCCTCATCAAAATCTATATGCATAGCTGGCATAAATTTATTACTAACTCTTACAACTACCTCATCAAATATTAAAGATCTAATACCATAAATTTTAACTTTAACTATTTGGCCATTTTTTAAATTCCATGCATTAGCATCTTCTTCACGTAAATGAACATGCCTTTTAGCAATTATAACAGAATTTTTCGCTTCTATACTGCCATTTTTAGTAGCTATAGTTATAGTTCCAGCTCCTTGTAAATAGCCAGATTCATTTATAGTTATATCTTTTACACCTAATTGTCTAGCGTCTGATAAAGATAATTCAACTTGAGTGTCTTTTCTTGCCGGACCAAGTATTGCTACATTATCCATTTTTGATTTTGGACCTATAAGACTAACTCTTTCTTCACTTAAATATTGTCCAGGCTGAGAAAGGTCTCTTTTAGGGGTTAAAGAATAGTTATTACCAAAAAGGACATTTAAATCTTTTTCAGACAAATGAACATGTCTAGCAGAAATTTCCACTTTGATAATCTTTCTATTTTTAATCTCATTTCTAATTGAATTAGAAAGCATATTAAGAAGAATTGGTTCCTCAAGCATT
This window of the Brachyspira pilosicoli genome carries:
- the eutJ gene encoding ethanolamine utilization protein EutJ → MSFSFQHVDELIDRTDSTIKQTNSFDPKEKLYVGVDLGTAYIVLVVLDSKGNPIATELQYAEVVRDGLVVNYSKACEIVKELKHKLENRLGVELVNAAIAMPPGVHSKSVSTHKYVVESAGFEVLNIVEEPEAANYVLNIDNGVVVDVGGGTTGVAIFENGKMVYTADEATGGTHLTLTIAGNYGISFTEAEEKKKDKNNSKEIFRIVVPVIEKVGSIIKKHIANYNVDVICLVGGTVCLDGFESIIEKETKIKTIKPKNPFLVTPLGIAVSLIANKVIEV
- the pduL gene encoding phosphate propanoyltransferase translates to MLEEPILLNMLSNSIRNEIKNRKIIKVEISARHVHLSEKDLNVLFGNNYSLTPKRDLSQPGQYLSEERVSLIGPKSKMDNVAILGPARKDTQVELSLSDARQLGVKDITINESGYLQGAGTITIATKNGSIEAKNSVIIAKRHVHLREEDANAWNLKNGQIVKVKIYGIRSLIFDEVVVRVSNKFMPAMHIDFDEANACGLLSQGYGEIIL